From Diospyros lotus cultivar Yz01 chromosome 4, ASM1463336v1, whole genome shotgun sequence, a single genomic window includes:
- the LOC127799528 gene encoding actin-depolymerizing factor-like — translation MSFRGTTASSGMGVAEHSKSTYMELQRKKVHRYVIFKIDEKKKEVVVEKTGSAAESYDDFTASLPENDCRYAVYDFDFVTSENCQKSKIFFIAWSPSVSRVRAKMLYATSKDRFRRELEGIHYEIQATDPTEMELNVLRERAN, via the exons ATGTCGTTCAGAGGG ACAACCGCATCATCAGGCATGGGTGTTGCTGAGCACAGCAAAAGCACGTATATGGAATTGCAGAGAAAGAAGGTTCATCGTTATGTGATCTTTAAAATtgatgagaagaaaaaagaggttGTGGTTGAAAAGACTGGAAGTGCAGCAGAGAGCTATGATGATTTTACTGCATCTCTCCCTGAAAATGATTGTCGCTATGCTGTCTATGACTTCGATTTTGTGACTTCTGAGAACTGCCAAAAGAGCAAGATCTTTTTCATTGCATG GTCTCCTTCTGTGTCCCGGGTCCGTGCCAAGATGCTATATGCAACATCCAAGGACAGGTTCAGAAGGGAGCTGGAGGGCATCCATTATGAGATTCAGGCCACTGACCCAACGGAGATGGAGCTCAATGTGCTCAGAGAAAGGGCCAACTAA
- the LOC127800175 gene encoding cryptochrome-1, producing MDGNSRTIVWFRRDLRIEDNPALAAAARDGSVFPVYIWCPKEEGQFYPGRVSRWWLKQSLAYLERSLRSLGAALVLIKAESTLDALLECINATGATKVVYNHLYDPPSLDRDHNIKQKLLELGISVQTYNGDLLYEPWEIYDEKGHAFTTFDAYWDKCLHMQMEPVSHLPPWQLVPAAGRVENCSIEELGLEDESEKSSNALLGRGWSPGWSNADKALSDFVEQNLIDYSRERLKVSGNSTSLLSPYLHFGELSVRKVFHCVRMKQILWAKEENSFGKESAAIFLRAIGLREYSRYICFNFPFTHERSLLSNLKHFPWNADQTLFKAWRQGRTGYPLVDAGMRELWATGWIHNKIRVTVSSFCVKFLLLPWQWGMKYFWDTLLDADLESDILGWQYISGSLPDGHALGRLDSPEVQGFNFDPEGEYVRHWLPELARMPTDWIHHPWDAPLTILKAAGVELGLNYPKPIIDIEFARDHLTEAILTMREQELTTRAENSNGTSEEVVDNSDEIGSANIPKVVLKERASCPANSSNDQKVPSIQNMNNAYRKRPKYIEEERALRNRLANGNDMTRTLRMDDDLSSTAESSSAKKQTTSSIISFSVPKSYSSTSKGKLVPDLESSDMKQTSQEHASQEQSSCGNGAMAG from the exons ATGGATGGCAACTCTAGAACAATCGTGTGGTTTAGAAGGGATCTCCGGATAGAGGACAATCCTGCCTTAGCTGCTGCTGCAAGGGATGGGTCTGTTTTCCCTGTGTACATATGGTGCCCTAAAGAAGAAGGGCAATTCTACCCAGGCCGGGTTTCAAGATGGTGGCTGAAGCAGTCTCTTGCCTACTTGGAGCGGTCCTTGAGATCTCTTGGAGCTGCACTTGTGCTGATAAAAGCAGAGAGTACTCTTGATGCACTTTTAGAATGCATCAATGCCACTGGAGCGACGAAAGTGGTATATAACCATCTCTATG ATCCTCCTTCGCTGGATCGTGATCACAACATCAAACAAAAGCTTCTTGAACTTGGCATTTCAGTGCAAACCTATAATGGAGATCTACTGTATGAACCATGGGAAATATATGATGAGAAAGGGCATGCTTTTACTACCTTTGACGCTTATTGGGATAAATGCTTGCACATGCAAATGGAACCTGTTTCACATCTTCCCCCATGGCAGTTGGTGCCAGCTGCAG GAAGAGTAGAAAATTGTTCGATTGAGGAATTGGGTCTTGAAGATGAATCAGAGAAGTCTAGTAATGCTTTGTTAGGAAGAGGATGGTCCCCGGGTTGGAGCAATGCTGACAAGGCACTAAGTGATTTTGTTGAACAAAATTTGATTGACTACTCTAGAGAGAGACTAAAGGTTTCTGGAAACTCGACATCTTTATTGTCTCCTTATCTTCATTTTGGGGAATTAAGTGTGAGAAAAGTTTTCCATTGTGTGCGCATGAAGCAGATACTGTgggcaaaagaagaaaacagcTTTGGTAAAGAGAGTGCAGCTATTTTTCTTAGAGCTATTGGGCTTAGAGAATATTCTCGTTATATTTGTTTCAACTTCCCATTTACTCATGAAAGATCATTGCTGAGCAACCTGAAACATTTTCCTTGGAATGCTGATCAGACACTTTTTAAGGCTTGGAGACAGGGTCGGACTGGTTACCCATTAGTTGATGCAGGAATGAGAGAACTTTGGGCAACTGGGTGGATACACAACAAGATAAGAGTGACTGTTTCAAGTTTCTGCGTTAAGTTTCTACTTCTTCCATGGCAATGGGGAATGAAATATTTCTGGGACACACTTTTGGATGCTGATTTGGAAAGTGATATCCTGGGTTGGCAGTATATCTCAGGGAGCTTACCAGATGGTCATGCACTGGGGCGTTTAGATAGCCCAGAG GTTCAAGGCTTTAATTTTGATCCTGAGGGTGAATATGTGAGGCACTGGCTCCCTGAGCTTGCAAGAATGCCAACAGACTGGATCCATCATCCTTGGGATGCACCCCTTACCATTCTTAAAGCTGCAGGGGTGGAGTTGGGATTAAACTACCCAAAGCCCATTATTGATATAGAGTTCGCAAGAGATCATTTAACTGAAGCTATACTCACTATGCGGGAACAAGAACTAACTACTAGAGCTGAAAACTCAAATGGGACAAGTGAAGAAGTTGTTGATAATTCTGATGAAATTGGAAGCGCAAACATTCCAAAGGTAGTTTTAAAGGAAAGAGCTTCTTGCCCTGCTAATTCGTCCAATGATCAGAAGGTGCCCAGCATTCAAAATATGAATAATGCGTATAGAAAGAGGCCAAAGTACATAGAAGAAGAAAGGGCACTCAGAAATAGGTTGGCTAATGGGAATGATATGACTAGAACCTTGAGAATGGATGATGACTTGTCTTCTACGGCTGAATCTTCCTCAGCTAAGAAGCAAACAACTAGCAGCATAATTTCGTTTTCTGTGCCCAAATCATATTCCTCAACATCAAAAGGGAAGCTTGTCCCAGACCTTGAATCTTCTGACATGAAGCAGACATCGCAAGAACATGCTAGCCAGGAACAAAGTTCGTGTGGAAATG GAGCTATGGCAGGTTGA
- the LOC127800564 gene encoding phosphoenolpyruvate carboxylase kinase 1-like: MSEALNRDYRVCEEIGRGRFGIVYRCYEAGSGESFAVKSIEKRLIADDSIDRQCLYNEAKIMQLLSPNPNIVEIFHLYEDECHLHIVLELCSSSDLFHRLAERVFSEEEAVAVMLPLMEAIAHCHRRGVAHRDIKPDNVLFDQWGRLKLADFGSAECFKEGELMSGIVGTPYYVAPEVLAGRDYNEKVDVWSAGVVLYIMLAGIPPFYGDSAAEIFESVLRANLRFPSRIFHSVSPTAKDLLRRMLCKDVSRRFSAEQVLRHPWMTSGGDSRSLVVLA; this comes from the exons atGAGCGAGGCACTGAACAGAGATTATCGTGTGTGCGAGGAGATCGGACGGGGACGATTCGGCATCGTTTACCGCTGTTACGAGGCCGGTTCCGGCGAATCCTTCGCCGTCAAGTCGATCGAGAAGCGTCTTATTGCGGATGACTCCATCGACCGCCAATGCCTCTACAACGAAGCCAAGATCATGCAACTGCTGTCTCCAAACCCTAACATCGTCGAAATATTCCACCTCTACGAGGACGAGTGTCATCTCCATATAGTCCTCGAGTTGTGCAGCTCCTCCGATCTATTCCATCGTCTGGCGGAGCGAGTTTTTTCTGAGGAAGAGGCGGTCGCCGTGATGTTGCCGTTGATGGAGGCGATCGCGCACTGTCACCGGCGAGGCGTTGCTCATCGCGACATCAAACCGGACAATGTTTTGTTTGATCAGTGGGGGAGGCTGAAGCTAGCAGATTTCGGATCGGCGGAGTGTTTCAAGGAGGGAGAGTTGATGAGCGGCATCGTCGGGACGCCGTATTATGTGGCGCCGGAGGTCCTGGCCGGACGTGATTACAACGAGAAGGTTGATGTGTGGAGCGCCGGGGTCGTTTTATACATAATGTTGGCCGGGATCCCTCCTTTTTACGGCGATTCCGCGGCGGAGATTTTCGAGTCTGTGCTCCGCGCGAATCTCAGGTTTCCTTCAAGAATTTTCCACTCGGTTTCACCGACAGCAAAGGATCTACTGCGAAGGATGCTCTGTAAAGATGTTTCCAGAAGATTCTCCGCGGAGCAAGTACTCA GGCATCCATGGATGACCAGCGGTGGAGATTCCAGATCACTGGTTGTTCTGGCCTGA